A single window of Nicotiana sylvestris chromosome 5, ASM39365v2, whole genome shotgun sequence DNA harbors:
- the LOC104217218 gene encoding transcriptional regulator SUPERMAN-like — protein MDEYASQYSMWMKGKTIPLGAGFIWPPRCYSCSFCKREFRCAQALGGHMNVHRGDRARLKQSLNPQNEALSQSFSKQSPARNSKSASLTLSSKFSHLAYSPEIKELAAGQKIMSSSSSTNQDLSRYKKFILLDDDGNSSSVGVSASKRQKSCMVSSLPMLHKPCSSHEKYSFTTSDYKVGITTSSMEDIDLELRLAIGDPPAKQLLTLGLI, from the coding sequence ATGGATGAATATGCATCACAGTACTCAATGTGGATGAAGGGCAAAACAATTCCTCTGGGAGCTGGCTTTATATGGCCTCCAAGATGTTATTCATGTAGCTTTTGTAAGAGAGAATTCAGGTGTGCTCAAGCTTTAGGTGGTCACATGAATGTCCACAGAGGGGATAGAGCCAGACTCAAGCAATCCCTTAACCCACAAAACGAAGCTCTTTCCCAAAGTTTTTCAAAACAATCCCCAGCTAGAAATTCGAAAAGTGCTTCTTTAACTCTTTCTTCAAAATTCTCTCATCTTGCTTATTCTCCTGAAATCAAGGAATTAGCAGCTGGGCAAAAGATCATGTCATCATCTTCCAGTACTAATCAAGATTTGAGTAGATACAAAAAGTTTATTTTGTTGGATGATGATGGAAATTCTTCGTCAGTAGGCGTATCAGCTTCAAAGAGACAAAAAAGCTGCATGGTTTCATCATTGCCTATGCTCCATAAACCATGTTCGAGTCATGAAAAATATAGTTTCACTACTTCAGATTATAAAGTGGGGATCACGACCAGTTCCATGGAGGATATTGATCTTGAACTCAGGCTAGCTATAGGTGATCCACCAGCCAAGCAATTACTTACGCTAGGTTTAATTTAG
- the LOC138868874 gene encoding uncharacterized protein, whose protein sequence is MTWVIWNVRGINKRYKQKELKIYVQNKQIKLAVFLETRVKKNRANRVFKNILPGWAIQNNYRNAINGRIWLTWDPKVYCIDVEKIDAQLIHCTVRGRRDGFEACLTLVYGFNTVEQRKALWSNLNDISTQVTKSWIIGGDFNTMLYTQDRMYGNLVAMSEMVDFSDYHKEFGNIVKSIWNKRLAGDDMENVWKKLKALKLLFKRLNADEYKGITKRIENARSDLVTIQQKMQKPI, encoded by the exons ATGACTTGGGTGATATGGAATGTGAGGGGAATAAATAAGAGATATAAACAAAAAGAATTAAAGATATATGTACAGAATAAGCAAATAAAGTTAGCTGTTTTTTTGGAAACTAGAGTCAAGAAGAACAGAGCCAATAGGGTATTCAAAAACATCCTACCAGGTTGGGCAATTCAGAACAATTATCGAAATGCAATTAATGGGAGGATTTGGCTGACATGGGATCCTAAGGTATATTGTATTGATGTTGAAAAAATAGATGCTCAATTAATTCATTGCACAGTAAGGGGGAGAAGGGATGGATTTGAAGCTTGCCTTACACTAGTGTATGGTTTCAACACAGTTGAACAAAGGAAAGCTCTGTGGAGTAACCTAAATGATATTTCAACACAAGTGACAAAGTCTTGGATAATTGGTGGAGATTTTAATACTATGTTGTATACTCAAGACAGAATGTATGGCAATCTAGTAGCAATGAGTGAAATGGTAGATTTCTCAGACT ATCATAAGGAATTTGGAAATATAGTGAAGTCCATATGGAACAAAAGATTAGCAGGGGATGATATGGAGAATGTATGGAAGAAGCTCAAAGCTCTGAAGCTTTTATTCAAGAGACTAAATGCTGATGAATATAAGGGAATAACCAAGAGAATTGAAAATGCAAGAAGTGACCTTGTTACAATCCAACAAAAGATGCAAAAGCCAATATAG